In one Echinicola marina genomic region, the following are encoded:
- the atpH gene encoding ATP synthase F1 subunit delta, with translation MSAKRVASRYAKSLIELAVEKGVLEEVHQDMQEFLSLVASSREFGLLLKSPIHKSETKLKVIKELFSKSSQELTLSFYTILSKKNRENILPEIASEFHEQYNNHMDIQVADLTTTFKIDDAMRKKFEEAVKEISGRSKVELVEKIDKDIIGGFVLKVNDRQLDETMASKLKALRLEFSNNHFEKQF, from the coding sequence ATGTCAGCAAAAAGAGTCGCTTCTCGATATGCTAAGTCTTTGATAGAATTGGCAGTAGAAAAGGGAGTACTGGAAGAAGTACACCAAGACATGCAAGAGTTCCTTTCTTTGGTTGCGTCTAGCAGGGAATTTGGGCTTTTGTTGAAAAGTCCAATTCATAAATCAGAAACAAAGCTTAAAGTGATTAAGGAATTGTTTTCTAAATCATCCCAAGAGCTTACCTTGTCTTTTTATACTATCTTGTCTAAGAAGAACCGAGAAAATATATTGCCAGAGATAGCAAGCGAATTCCATGAACAATATAATAATCATATGGATATTCAAGTAGCAGATCTGACAACCACTTTCAAAATAGATGATGCTATGAGAAAGAAATTCGAAGAAGCTGTCAAAGAAATTTCCGGAAGAAGCAAGGTGGAATTGGTAGAAAAGATCGATAAAGATATTATTGGGGGATTTGTGTTGAAAGTCAATGATCGTCAATTAGATGAAACCATGGCCAGTAAGCTTAAAGCCCTTCGTTTAGAGTTTTCGAATAATCATTTCGAAAAACAATTTTAA
- a CDS encoding F0F1 ATP synthase subunit B, producing MDLIIPGSGLIIWQIIGFGILLIILGKFAWKPILSALEERESAIEGALKAAENARNEMANLKAENEKLLQEARLERDQILKSANETSAKLIEQAKEEASAAGAKMIEDAKAVIETEKKAALSEVKNQVASLALDVTEKLLRKNLDTEKEQKELVEEFVKDLKLN from the coding sequence ATGGATCTTATAATTCCTGGTTCTGGATTAATCATTTGGCAAATTATTGGTTTTGGGATTTTGTTAATTATCCTAGGTAAATTTGCTTGGAAACCAATTCTTTCTGCTCTGGAAGAGCGTGAAAGTGCCATCGAGGGAGCGCTTAAGGCAGCTGAGAATGCTAGAAATGAAATGGCTAACCTTAAAGCTGAAAATGAAAAGTTGCTTCAGGAAGCAAGACTTGAGAGAGATCAGATTTTGAAATCTGCCAATGAGACTTCTGCCAAACTTATCGAGCAGGCAAAAGAAGAGGCTTCAGCTGCGGGTGCAAAGATGATTGAAGATGCGAAAGCGGTAATTGAAACAGAGAAAAAAGCGGCTTTGTCTGAAGTGAAAAACCAAGTGGCTTCATTGGCTTTGGACGTAACCGAGAAATTGTTGCGTAAAAATCTAGATACTGAAAAAGAACAGAAGGAGTTGGTAGAAGAGTTTGTAAAAGATCTTAAGTTAAATTAA
- the atpE gene encoding ATP synthase F0 subunit C, with the protein MLTSLLLTAGIALLGAGIGAGIVAIGAGLGIGRIGGQAMEGIARQPEAAGKIQTAMLIIAALIEVVSLFAVVVCLLIALNENITF; encoded by the coding sequence ATGTTAACTTCATTATTATTGACTGCTGGCATCGCCCTTTTGGGTGCTGGTATCGGTGCTGGAATTGTAGCGATAGGCGCAGGTCTTGGTATCGGTAGAATCGGTGGTCAGGCTATGGAAGGTATTGCAAGACAACCTGAAGCAGCTGGTAAAATCCAAACTGCCATGTTGATTATTGCAGCCCTTATTGAAGTGGTTTCCCTATTTGCGGTAGTAGTTTGTCTACTTATTGCTCTTAACGAGAACATCACATTCTAA